In one Lolium rigidum isolate FL_2022 chromosome 3, APGP_CSIRO_Lrig_0.1, whole genome shotgun sequence genomic region, the following are encoded:
- the LOC124702836 gene encoding probable protein S-acyltransferase 23 isoform X2: protein MSSSSRVAEIEVVVADGGARKGAEEPKKLSGAEPDPVVDVYSAAAYGDLDRLRRFVEREGGAGSLYAPDGNGYHALQWAALNNYPHVALYIIEHGGDVNAEDLAQQTALHWAAVRGATSVADVLLESGARLEAADVNGYRAVHVAAQYGQTTFLHHIVSKYGADFDALDNDGRSSLHWAAYKGNADAIRLLLFMDANQVRQDKNGCTPLHWAVIRGSLEVCTLLVHAGTKEELSLKDSGGFTPLQLAVDKGQRHLSNILSNTPKVSFGDKYCSERLGKAGYAPILFSYLVVLIILFLKSIVFAPDFSRITAGVGLWSWAAISLALASQVVFYRLSRKNPGYIKANTKGLDPKEPLMEIDFSSSTWTGNWSQLCPTCKIIRPVRSKHCPTCKHCVEQFDHHCPWISNCVGKRNKWDFLVFLCMGITTTLLGAGVGFHRLWAEPIILSSSESWTHFMVTKHPGAALFMFMDVFLLAGALILAGAQATQIARNLTTNEAANQSRYAYLRGPDGQFRNPYNQGCKRNCAYFLVNGYSNDQEAAWPTLQQTVQIN, encoded by the exons ATGTCGTCGTCATCTCGTGTCGCGGAGATCGAGGTTGTGGTGGCCGACGGCGGCGCCAGGAAGGGGGCGGAAGAGCCGAAGAAGCTGAGCGGGGCGGAGCCGGACCCTGTGGTGGACGTCTACTCTGCCGCGGCTTACGGGGATCTGGACCGGCTGCGGCGGTTCGTGGAACGGGAAGGCGGCGCCGGGTCGCTCTACGCGCCCGACGGCAACGGCTACCATGCGCTCCAGTGGGCCGCGCTCAACAACTATCCCCACGTCGCGCTCTACATCATCGAG CATGGGGGTGACGTGAACGCGGAAGACCTTGCGCAGCAGACGGCGCTGCACTGGGCGGCTGTGCGCGGGGCCACGTCTGTGGCAGATGTGCTGCTGGAGAGCGGCGCGAGGCTGGAAGCAGCCGATGTGAATGGCTACCGG GCAGTCCATGTCGCAGCTCAGTATGGCCAAACAACATTCTTGCATCACATTGTCTCAAAGTATGGTGCAGACTTTGATGCTTTGGACAATGATGGAAGGAGCTCATTGCACTG GGCCGCTTACAAGGGTAATGCAGATGCAATCAGGTTACTGCTCTTTATGGATGCTAATCAAGTAAGGCAGGACAAAAATG GTTGTACTCCCTTACATTGGGCTGTCATAAGAGGAAGTTTGGAGGTTTGCACGCTTCTTGTGCATGCTGGCACCAAGGAGGAACTGTCATTGAAGGATAGCGGTGGATTTACTCCTTTGCAACTTGCAGTAGACAAAGGTCAACGGCATCTTTCCAATATCCTT TCCAATACTCCAAAAGTAAGCTTTGGAGACAAATACTGCTCAGAGAGGCTGGGGAAGGCTGGATATGCACCTATCCTATTTTCTTATCTTGTTGTCCTCATAATCCTTTTCCTGAAGTCAATTGTTTTTG CACCTGATTTTTCTAGAATCACTGCTGGTGTTGGTCTTTGGTCATGGGCGGCTATTTCTCTTGCCTTGGCATCACAAGTGGTGTTCTACAGACTTAGCAG AAAAAATCCAGGCTACATCAAAGCAAACACCAAGGGGCTTGATCCGAAG GAACCACTCATGGAGATCGATTTTAGTTCCTCGACTTGGACAGGCAATTGGTCTCAATTGTGCCCTACTTGCAAG ATAATTCGCCCTGTGCGCTCTAAACACTGTCCAACTTGTAAGCACTGTGTTGAACAGTTTGACCATCACTGCCCCTGGATATCAAACTGTGTTGGAAAG AGAAATAAGTGGGACTTTTTGGTGTTTCTTTGTATGGGGATAACCACAACCCTTCTCGGTGCTGGTGTTGGATTCCACA GACTTTGGGCAGAGCCCATTATACTCTCGTCTTCTGAGTCATGGACTCACTTCATGGTGACAAAACATCCTGGTGCTGCATTGTTCATGTTCATGGATGTCTTCTTATTAGCTGGAGCTCTTATTCTGGCAGGAGCACAAGCAACACAG ATAGCACGGAATCTCACAACTAATGAGGCAGCAAATCAGTCGCGCTACGCCTATCTCCGTGGGCCTGATGGACAATTCAGAAATCCTTATAACCAAGGTTGCAAGAGGAACTGCGCTTATTTTCTTGTTAATGGCTACAGCAACGATCAAGAGGCCGCATGGCCAACCCTTCAACAAACTGTACAAATAAACTAG
- the LOC124702836 gene encoding probable protein S-acyltransferase 23 isoform X1: protein MSSSSRVAEIEVVVADGGARKGAEEPKKLSGAEPDPVVDVYSAAAYGDLDRLRRFVEREGGAGSLYAPDGNGYHALQWAALNNYPHVALYIIEHGGDVNAEDLAQQTALHWAAVRGATSVADVLLESGARLEAADVNGYRAVHVAAQYGQTTFLHHIVSKYGADFDALDNDGRSSLHWAAYKGNADAIRLLLFMDANQVRQDKNGCTPLHWAVIRGSLEVCTLLVHAGTKEELSLKDSGGFTPLQLAVDKGQRHLSNILSNTPKVSFGDKYCSERLGKAGYAPILFSYLVVLIILFLKSIVFAPDFSRITAGVGLWSWAAISLALASQVVFYRLSRKNPGYIKANTKGLDPKYRAVLYLQEPLMEIDFSSSTWTGNWSQLCPTCKIIRPVRSKHCPTCKHCVEQFDHHCPWISNCVGKRNKWDFLVFLCMGITTTLLGAGVGFHRLWAEPIILSSSESWTHFMVTKHPGAALFMFMDVFLLAGALILAGAQATQIARNLTTNEAANQSRYAYLRGPDGQFRNPYNQGCKRNCAYFLVNGYSNDQEAAWPTLQQTVQIN, encoded by the exons ATGTCGTCGTCATCTCGTGTCGCGGAGATCGAGGTTGTGGTGGCCGACGGCGGCGCCAGGAAGGGGGCGGAAGAGCCGAAGAAGCTGAGCGGGGCGGAGCCGGACCCTGTGGTGGACGTCTACTCTGCCGCGGCTTACGGGGATCTGGACCGGCTGCGGCGGTTCGTGGAACGGGAAGGCGGCGCCGGGTCGCTCTACGCGCCCGACGGCAACGGCTACCATGCGCTCCAGTGGGCCGCGCTCAACAACTATCCCCACGTCGCGCTCTACATCATCGAG CATGGGGGTGACGTGAACGCGGAAGACCTTGCGCAGCAGACGGCGCTGCACTGGGCGGCTGTGCGCGGGGCCACGTCTGTGGCAGATGTGCTGCTGGAGAGCGGCGCGAGGCTGGAAGCAGCCGATGTGAATGGCTACCGG GCAGTCCATGTCGCAGCTCAGTATGGCCAAACAACATTCTTGCATCACATTGTCTCAAAGTATGGTGCAGACTTTGATGCTTTGGACAATGATGGAAGGAGCTCATTGCACTG GGCCGCTTACAAGGGTAATGCAGATGCAATCAGGTTACTGCTCTTTATGGATGCTAATCAAGTAAGGCAGGACAAAAATG GTTGTACTCCCTTACATTGGGCTGTCATAAGAGGAAGTTTGGAGGTTTGCACGCTTCTTGTGCATGCTGGCACCAAGGAGGAACTGTCATTGAAGGATAGCGGTGGATTTACTCCTTTGCAACTTGCAGTAGACAAAGGTCAACGGCATCTTTCCAATATCCTT TCCAATACTCCAAAAGTAAGCTTTGGAGACAAATACTGCTCAGAGAGGCTGGGGAAGGCTGGATATGCACCTATCCTATTTTCTTATCTTGTTGTCCTCATAATCCTTTTCCTGAAGTCAATTGTTTTTG CACCTGATTTTTCTAGAATCACTGCTGGTGTTGGTCTTTGGTCATGGGCGGCTATTTCTCTTGCCTTGGCATCACAAGTGGTGTTCTACAGACTTAGCAG AAAAAATCCAGGCTACATCAAAGCAAACACCAAGGGGCTTGATCCGAAG TACCGAGCTGTGTTGTACTTACAGGAACCACTCATGGAGATCGATTTTAGTTCCTCGACTTGGACAGGCAATTGGTCTCAATTGTGCCCTACTTGCAAG ATAATTCGCCCTGTGCGCTCTAAACACTGTCCAACTTGTAAGCACTGTGTTGAACAGTTTGACCATCACTGCCCCTGGATATCAAACTGTGTTGGAAAG AGAAATAAGTGGGACTTTTTGGTGTTTCTTTGTATGGGGATAACCACAACCCTTCTCGGTGCTGGTGTTGGATTCCACA GACTTTGGGCAGAGCCCATTATACTCTCGTCTTCTGAGTCATGGACTCACTTCATGGTGACAAAACATCCTGGTGCTGCATTGTTCATGTTCATGGATGTCTTCTTATTAGCTGGAGCTCTTATTCTGGCAGGAGCACAAGCAACACAG ATAGCACGGAATCTCACAACTAATGAGGCAGCAAATCAGTCGCGCTACGCCTATCTCCGTGGGCCTGATGGACAATTCAGAAATCCTTATAACCAAGGTTGCAAGAGGAACTGCGCTTATTTTCTTGTTAATGGCTACAGCAACGATCAAGAGGCCGCATGGCCAACCCTTCAACAAACTGTACAAATAAACTAG
- the LOC124702836 gene encoding probable protein S-acyltransferase 23 isoform X4 has product MSSSSRVAEIEVVVADGGARKGAEEPKKLSGAEPDPVVDVYSAAAYGDLDRLRRFVEREGGAGSLYAPDGNGYHALQWAALNNYPHVALYIIEHGGDVNAEDLAQQTALHWAAVRGATSVADVLLESGARLEAADVNGYRAVHVAAQYGQTTFLHHIVSKYGADFDALDNDGRSSLHWAAYKGNADAIRLLLFMDANQVRQDKNGCTPLHWAVIRGSLEVCTLLVHAGTKEELSLKDSGGFTPLQLAVDKGQRHLSNILSNTPKVSFGDKYCSERLGKAGYAPILFSYLVVLIILFLKSIVFAPDFSRITAGVGLWSWAAISLALASQVVFYRLSRKNPGYIKANTKGLDPKYRAVLYLQEPLMEIDFSSSTWTGNWSQLCPTCKIIRPVRSKHCPTCKHCVEQFDHHCPWISNCVGKLIFKLPHFKIMDLMELCSAVFARSDGLTVVFLIEK; this is encoded by the exons ATGTCGTCGTCATCTCGTGTCGCGGAGATCGAGGTTGTGGTGGCCGACGGCGGCGCCAGGAAGGGGGCGGAAGAGCCGAAGAAGCTGAGCGGGGCGGAGCCGGACCCTGTGGTGGACGTCTACTCTGCCGCGGCTTACGGGGATCTGGACCGGCTGCGGCGGTTCGTGGAACGGGAAGGCGGCGCCGGGTCGCTCTACGCGCCCGACGGCAACGGCTACCATGCGCTCCAGTGGGCCGCGCTCAACAACTATCCCCACGTCGCGCTCTACATCATCGAG CATGGGGGTGACGTGAACGCGGAAGACCTTGCGCAGCAGACGGCGCTGCACTGGGCGGCTGTGCGCGGGGCCACGTCTGTGGCAGATGTGCTGCTGGAGAGCGGCGCGAGGCTGGAAGCAGCCGATGTGAATGGCTACCGG GCAGTCCATGTCGCAGCTCAGTATGGCCAAACAACATTCTTGCATCACATTGTCTCAAAGTATGGTGCAGACTTTGATGCTTTGGACAATGATGGAAGGAGCTCATTGCACTG GGCCGCTTACAAGGGTAATGCAGATGCAATCAGGTTACTGCTCTTTATGGATGCTAATCAAGTAAGGCAGGACAAAAATG GTTGTACTCCCTTACATTGGGCTGTCATAAGAGGAAGTTTGGAGGTTTGCACGCTTCTTGTGCATGCTGGCACCAAGGAGGAACTGTCATTGAAGGATAGCGGTGGATTTACTCCTTTGCAACTTGCAGTAGACAAAGGTCAACGGCATCTTTCCAATATCCTT TCCAATACTCCAAAAGTAAGCTTTGGAGACAAATACTGCTCAGAGAGGCTGGGGAAGGCTGGATATGCACCTATCCTATTTTCTTATCTTGTTGTCCTCATAATCCTTTTCCTGAAGTCAATTGTTTTTG CACCTGATTTTTCTAGAATCACTGCTGGTGTTGGTCTTTGGTCATGGGCGGCTATTTCTCTTGCCTTGGCATCACAAGTGGTGTTCTACAGACTTAGCAG AAAAAATCCAGGCTACATCAAAGCAAACACCAAGGGGCTTGATCCGAAG TACCGAGCTGTGTTGTACTTACAGGAACCACTCATGGAGATCGATTTTAGTTCCTCGACTTGGACAGGCAATTGGTCTCAATTGTGCCCTACTTGCAAG ATAATTCGCCCTGTGCGCTCTAAACACTGTCCAACTTGTAAGCACTGTGTTGAACAGTTTGACCATCACTGCCCCTGGATATCAAACTGTGTTGGAAAG TTGATATTCAAACTGCCTCATTTCAAAATAATGGATCTGATGGAGTTATGTTCAGCTGTATTCGCCAGATCTGATGGGTTAACAGTTGTTTTCCTTATAGAGAAATAA
- the LOC124702836 gene encoding probable protein S-acyltransferase 23 isoform X3, producing MSSSSRVAEIEVVVADGGARKGAEEPKKLSGAEPDPVVDVYSAAAYGDLDRLRRFVEREGGAGSLYAPDGNGYHALQWAALNNYPHVALYIIEHGGDVNAEDLAQQTALHWAAVRGATSVADVLLESGARLEAADVNGYRAVHVAAQYGQTTFLHHIVSKYGADFDALDNDGRSSLHWAAYKGNADAIRLLLFMDANQVRQDKNGCTPLHWAVIRGSLEVCTLLVHAGTKEELSLKDSGGFTPLQLAVDKGQRHLSNILSNTPKVSFGDKYCSERLGKAGYAPILFSYLVVLIILFLKSIVFAPDFSRITAGVGLWSWAAISLALASQVVFYRLSRKNPGYIKANTKGLDPKYRAVLYLQEPLMEIDFSSSTWTGNWSQLCPTCKIIRPVRSKHCPTCKHCVEQFDHHCPWISNCVGKLGSGNYGVHFPILLQLIFKLPHFKIMDLMELCSAVFARSDGLTVVFLIEK from the exons ATGTCGTCGTCATCTCGTGTCGCGGAGATCGAGGTTGTGGTGGCCGACGGCGGCGCCAGGAAGGGGGCGGAAGAGCCGAAGAAGCTGAGCGGGGCGGAGCCGGACCCTGTGGTGGACGTCTACTCTGCCGCGGCTTACGGGGATCTGGACCGGCTGCGGCGGTTCGTGGAACGGGAAGGCGGCGCCGGGTCGCTCTACGCGCCCGACGGCAACGGCTACCATGCGCTCCAGTGGGCCGCGCTCAACAACTATCCCCACGTCGCGCTCTACATCATCGAG CATGGGGGTGACGTGAACGCGGAAGACCTTGCGCAGCAGACGGCGCTGCACTGGGCGGCTGTGCGCGGGGCCACGTCTGTGGCAGATGTGCTGCTGGAGAGCGGCGCGAGGCTGGAAGCAGCCGATGTGAATGGCTACCGG GCAGTCCATGTCGCAGCTCAGTATGGCCAAACAACATTCTTGCATCACATTGTCTCAAAGTATGGTGCAGACTTTGATGCTTTGGACAATGATGGAAGGAGCTCATTGCACTG GGCCGCTTACAAGGGTAATGCAGATGCAATCAGGTTACTGCTCTTTATGGATGCTAATCAAGTAAGGCAGGACAAAAATG GTTGTACTCCCTTACATTGGGCTGTCATAAGAGGAAGTTTGGAGGTTTGCACGCTTCTTGTGCATGCTGGCACCAAGGAGGAACTGTCATTGAAGGATAGCGGTGGATTTACTCCTTTGCAACTTGCAGTAGACAAAGGTCAACGGCATCTTTCCAATATCCTT TCCAATACTCCAAAAGTAAGCTTTGGAGACAAATACTGCTCAGAGAGGCTGGGGAAGGCTGGATATGCACCTATCCTATTTTCTTATCTTGTTGTCCTCATAATCCTTTTCCTGAAGTCAATTGTTTTTG CACCTGATTTTTCTAGAATCACTGCTGGTGTTGGTCTTTGGTCATGGGCGGCTATTTCTCTTGCCTTGGCATCACAAGTGGTGTTCTACAGACTTAGCAG AAAAAATCCAGGCTACATCAAAGCAAACACCAAGGGGCTTGATCCGAAG TACCGAGCTGTGTTGTACTTACAGGAACCACTCATGGAGATCGATTTTAGTTCCTCGACTTGGACAGGCAATTGGTCTCAATTGTGCCCTACTTGCAAG ATAATTCGCCCTGTGCGCTCTAAACACTGTCCAACTTGTAAGCACTGTGTTGAACAGTTTGACCATCACTGCCCCTGGATATCAAACTGTGTTGGAAAG CTGGGGAGTGGGAATTATGGAGTTCATTTTCCGATCTTATTGCAGTTGATATTCAAACTGCCTCATTTCAAAATAATGGATCTGATGGAGTTATGTTCAGCTGTATTCGCCAGATCTGATGGGTTAACAGTTGTTTTCCTTATAGAGAAATAA